One Bradyrhizobium sp. CCGB12 genomic window carries:
- a CDS encoding methyltransferase domain-containing protein codes for MTDHCRLCHSTNLRPVIDLGQMPIAHRLRHSRNEQEERYPFEVLACGECGLPQIVKPIDPDILYRQFNYNFSSWKPEPHQADELDTIAKFSQHQSVFEIGCNDGLFMDKLRERGAKVLVGVEPNPVSGKIAGERGIKVYSDMISPALCHDAVAAAGKFDLVVSRQVLEHIVDFENFFDCVKIALRDNGLLFIDVPDFAPGSTAGDLSVLWEEHVSYFTEPTLLTLLARHGFEAVSVKKYNFSGGSLAIAARRAARDVTPPPAPSGIGEKFGQRAREYGARLRPILAKARAGGAEIAIYGAGCRACTFTNAHELADLVDLSVDDQKERQGLFLPGTGIPIRSPEDLAGNSDPLICLLAVNQENEAKVSSRLRESVKRPLHIVSIFAPSDIWSELDRLEAAAESRHG; via the coding sequence GTGACCGACCATTGCCGCCTTTGCCATTCGACCAACCTGCGACCGGTCATCGACCTCGGGCAGATGCCGATTGCACATCGGCTTCGGCATAGCCGAAACGAGCAGGAGGAACGGTATCCGTTCGAGGTGCTGGCATGCGGCGAGTGCGGCCTGCCGCAGATCGTCAAGCCGATCGACCCAGACATCCTGTATCGGCAGTTCAATTACAATTTCAGCAGCTGGAAGCCGGAACCGCATCAGGCGGACGAACTCGACACCATCGCGAAATTCTCGCAGCATCAGTCGGTGTTCGAGATTGGATGCAACGACGGCCTGTTCATGGACAAGCTGCGCGAACGCGGCGCGAAGGTCTTGGTTGGCGTGGAGCCCAACCCCGTGTCGGGCAAGATCGCCGGCGAACGCGGCATCAAGGTCTATTCCGATATGATCAGCCCGGCGCTGTGTCACGACGCGGTCGCCGCGGCCGGCAAGTTCGACCTCGTCGTCTCGCGCCAGGTGCTGGAGCACATCGTCGACTTCGAGAATTTCTTCGACTGCGTGAAGATCGCGCTGCGCGACAACGGGCTGCTGTTCATCGACGTGCCTGATTTCGCTCCCGGCTCGACGGCCGGAGACCTCTCCGTTCTCTGGGAGGAGCACGTCAGCTATTTCACCGAACCGACCCTGCTCACGCTGCTGGCGCGCCATGGCTTCGAGGCGGTGTCCGTGAAGAAGTACAATTTCAGCGGCGGCAGCCTTGCCATCGCAGCCCGCCGTGCCGCGCGCGACGTGACGCCGCCGCCCGCACCATCCGGCATCGGCGAGAAATTCGGTCAGCGCGCGAGGGAGTACGGCGCGCGCCTCCGCCCGATCCTCGCCAAGGCCCGGGCGGGCGGCGCCGAGATCGCCATCTACGGCGCCGGCTGCCGCGCCTGCACCTTCACCAATGCTCACGAGCTGGCGGATCTCGTCGACCTCTCGGTCGACGACCAGAAGGAGCGCCAGGGGCTGTTCCTGCCCGGCACCGGCATTCCGATCCGCTCGCCCGAGGACCTCGCCGGCAACTCGGATCCGCTGATCTGTCTTCTGGCCGTGAACCAGGAGAACGAAGCCAAGGTCAGCAGCCGGCTGCGCGAAAGCGTGAAGCGGCCGCTGCACATCGTTTCGATCTTCGCGCCCTCCGACATCTGGAGCGAGCTCGATCGCCTCGAGGCGGCCGCAGAGTCGCGGCATGGCTGA